GCCTACGGTAGCGTCGATCGCCGCCTGCTTCTTGTCGATCATCGCCTCCGACCGTCGGCCACCGGCGCCGAAGTCGCCCAGCGTTGCGGTCCCCTCCGAGCTCATTCCGGGGCCTCCTGTTGGGGCCAGCTGGCGACCGTTGCTTCGATGGCGTCGACGATCGTCGCGACGCGGGCCTCCAGCGGCGCCGTCTCGTCGAGGTCGACGTCCAGGACCGTCCGCAGTTCCAGTACGTCCGGCAGATCCAGGATCTCCGAGTGCCGGGCGACCGCCCGCAGGACCACGGCTTCGAGGTCGTGGTCGCTAGCGTCTTCGCGAGCGCTCCTCGCGATGGACTCGATGAACGCCGAGTGGTTCTGACACGAGACACCCACACTGCCGGGTCGAGACTGGTTTCGAGACATCCTCTCACCTCCAAGGAGGCACACAAAACCCGGGGAGAGAGCTAGCCTGTCTGTAACGGTAGGAAACCGACGAGCTGTCAACCCCTCTTACAGCCAGTTAGAACTGACATATTCCAGCGTGACATCCTTTTGATCGAGATACTCAGACATTTCGTGGACGATGTCGCCGACTTCGCGTGCAGCGAGCGTCTGGTCTTTCTGGAAGAGAACCCTGGACTCTGAGAGAGGTCCATCTCGGTAAAGAAATCATCATCCTGGGTCAGAAT
This genomic interval from Haloarcula halophila contains the following:
- a CDS encoding DUF5615 family PIN-like protein; translated protein: MAYRILADENIERATVTYLRKLGHDVEWIRDVSELGVGSSDTAIASYATAGNRLILTQDDDFFTEMDLSQSPGFSSRKTRRSLHAKSATSSTKCLSISIKRMSRWNMSVLTGCKRG